CGCCGCTCGCTCGCATCGCCGACCACCAGGGCTGTGGGCACCGAGGGGGAGACTGAGAGGTCGATGTTTCACGTGAAACATCGACGGTTCCGCATCAGGGCCTGCTCGTCAGCACGAAACGGGCCATGGCCGCAGCGATCAGTGCGTAGAACGCGGCCACAGTGAGCACCAGGGCGGCCGAGCGACCGTCCGGCGGGAGCATCAGGGCTGCCACGGCGGCGGCGCCGACGAAGGCGATGTTGAACAGGACGTCGTAGAGGGAGAAGATCCGCCCCCGGTAGCCGTCCTCCACCGAGGACTGGACGATCGTGTCCGTGGAGATCTTCGCTCCCTGGGTGACCAGACCCAGAACGAACGCGGCGATCAGTATCGGCGCCTCCGTGAACGGCAGCCCGAGGGCCGGTTCCAGAACGGCGGCGGCCGCGGAGCAGAAGACGATCCACAGGCCCGGTCCCCATCGCCCGGCCGCCCAGGGGGTGATCACCGCCGCGGTGAAGAATCCGGCTCCCGAGATCCCCACGGCGAGACCGAGGAGGGCCAGCCCCTGCTCGGAGTCGGCCGCCCCGGACGTGTCGGACGACCAGGCGTACCGGCAGAGCATGAGCACCATGACGGTCAGGGCGCCGTAGCAGAACCGCATCAGCGTCATCGAGGCCAAGGCCCAGGCAGCCGCCCGCCGTCCAGGTTCGGCAAGGTGTCGTACGCCCGCTGCCAGACCCCGCGCGGTTCCGGCGAGTGCCGCGCCGAGCCGCGGCTGCACCAACTCCGGATCAGGGCCGAGCAGCTCCCGGGCGATGCGCAGGGAGGCCAGGGCCGCGCACAGATACAGGGCCGAGCCGAGGAGGACCACCGCGGCGTCCGAGTCCGAGGCCAACAGCCGCACGACGAAGGCGAGTCCTCCGCCGGCTGTCGCGGCGAGCGTTCCGGCCGTCGGTGAGAGTGAGTTGCCGATCACCAGACGATCGGCGTCCACCACACGGGGCAGTGCGGCGGAGAGCCCCGCCAGCACGAAGCGGTTGACCGCCGTGACACAGAGCGCGGAGACATAGAAGAGCCAGTCGGGTACACCGCTGAGGATCAGGACGGCGGTCACGGACGCCAGCACGGCACGCAGGAGGTTTCCGTACAGCAGCACCTGGCGACGGCGCCAGCGGTCCAGCAGGACGCCGGCGAAGGGGCCGATGAGGGAATAGGGAAGGAGCAGGACCGCCATCGCGGAGGCGATCGCCGCCGCCGAGGTCTGCTTCTCGGGAGAGAAGACGACGTAGGTGGCGAGCGCGACCTGATAGACGCCGTCGGCCCCCTGGGACAGCAGCCGCACGGTCAGCAGATGCCGGAAGTCGCGGAAGCGGAGCAGGACGCGCAGGTCGCGCACGACGGACATGGGGCACAGCCTCACATACGGGGAGGGTCTCCGGGGCACATGCCCCGGAGACCCTCAACAGCCCGCTACGAACGCCCGGTCAGCGCTCGACCTCGCCCTTGATGAACTTCTCGACGTTCTCGCGTGCCTCGTCGTCGAAGTACTGCACCGGCGGGGACTTCATGAAGTACGACGACGCCGACAGGATTGGACCGCCGATGCCGCGGTCCTTGGCGATCTTCGCCGCGCGCAGAGCGTCGATGATGACACCGGCGGAGTTCGGGGAGTCCCAGACCTCGAGCTTGTACTCCAGGTTCAGCGGGACGTCACCGAACGCACGGCCCTCCAGGCGGACGTACGCCCACTTGCGGTCGTCGAGCCAGGCGACGTAGTCGGACGGGCCGATGTGGACGTTCTTCTCGCCGAGCTCCCGGTCGGGGATCTGGGAGGTGACGGCCTGGGTCTTGGAGATCTTCTTGGACTCCAGGCGGTCGCGCTCGAGCATGTTCTTGAAGTCCATGTTGCCGCCGACGTTCAGCTGCATCGTGCGGTCCAGGACGACACCCCGGTCCTCGAACAGCTTCGCCATGACGCGGTGCGTGATGGTGGCACCCACCTGCGACTTGATGTCGTCGCCGACGATCGGGACGCCTGCCTCGACGAACTTGTCCGCCCACTCCTTGGTGCCGGCGATGAAGACCGGAAGGGCGTTGACGAAGGCGACCTTGGCGTCGATGGCGCACTGGGCGTAGAACTTCGCCGCGTCCTCGGAACCGACGGGCAGGTAGCAGACGAGAACGTCGACCTGCCTGTCCTTGAGGATCTGGACCACGTCGACCGGAGTCTCGGCGGACTCCTCGATGGTCTCGCGGTAGTACTTGCCGAGGCCGTCGAGCGTGTGGCCGCGCTGCACGGTCACACCGGTGGCCGGCACGTCACAGATCTTGATCGTGTTGTTCTCGGAGGCGCCGATGGCGTCCGCGAGGTCGAGACCGACCTTCTTGGCGTCGACATCGAAGGCGGCGACGAACTCCACGTCACTGACGTGGTAGTCACCGAACTGCACATGCATGAGGCCCGGGACCTTCGACGCCGGGTCGGCGTCCTTGTAGTACTCGACTCCCTGCACCAGCGACGCGGCGCAGTTGCCCACTCCGACGACGGCTACGCGAACCGAACCCATTCCGGTTGCTCCCTGTGTGTACGAGTGAGGTCCTGGCAGGGACCTCACGTGGTGGTGTCGCCGGGCGCATCCGGACCGGGGGTGTCCCCGGGCCGGGGCAGGGCGCCCGGCGCTCCCTCTGTGGTGTCGCGAGCGGCTTCTCCGCGGACGGGGCCCTTCAGGTCCCGTCCCGCCCGCTCGCTCTCGATGAGCTCGTTCAGCCAGCGCACTTCGCGCTCCACGGACTCCATCCCGTGGCGCTGGAGCTCGAGCGTGTAGTCGTCGAGGCGCTCGCGGGTGCGTGCCAGAGAGGCACGCATCTTCTCCAGCCGTTCCTCCAAACGGCTGCGACGGCCCTCCAGGACGCGCATGCGCACATCACGGGAGGTCTGCCCGAAGAACGCGAAGCGAGCGGCGAAGTGCTCGTCCTCGTAGGCGTCGGGCCCCGTCTGCGAGAGCAGTTCCTCGAAGTGCTCCTTACCTTCCGCCGTCAACCGGTAGACGATCTTGGCGCGGCGTCCCGTGAGCGGGGCGGCGGCAGCATCCTCGGGGACGCTCCCCGGCTCCTCGATCAACCAGCCGTTGGCGACCAGCGTCTTGAGGCAGGGGTAGAGCGTCCCGTAGCTGAAGGCCCGGAACACACCCAACGACGTGTTGAGTCGTTTGCGCAGCTCATAGCCGTGCATCGGGGCTTCGCGGAGCAGACCGAGGACGGCGAACTCGAGTATCCCGGAGCGCCGGCTCATCGTCGCCTCCCCTCTCCCGCTGGCCCTGTCGACACGTTTTATGCCGAGCTGATGTATCGACTCGATACATCCAGACGATAGAACGCCCCTACGGATGCGACAAGTGGGGATCCGGTGAACGGGGTCACATCACCGATAAGTAGGAAGCAAGTTGCCTGATTTGGGGTGAAGTTCGGTCCTCAGTGGGTTTTGGCGGTGCGTAGTCTGTGCGGCATGCACATCACCGGGAACCGAGTGACGTTTGAGCACGTAGTGGTCCTGGGTGCGGTACGGATGAATACCCACACGACCGCATCCGTACTTCGGGGGGACCGGAAACCAGCCGCCGTTTCCAGGCGCGCACGGGTGCGCCTGCCCGAGGAGTAGTCGTTCGATGAGCGAGCACCGTCGCAAACTGCCGCCGCCGCAGGGAGGCGGACGTGCCGCGGCCCGGCGTGGCCAGTCGGCTTCCTCCGGCCGCCGCGCGGCACCGCCGGGCGCCACCGGGTCACTTTCCGACACCTACGGCGCGGGAGGTGAAGAGACCCAGTACGAGGGCCGTGCCGCGGCCCGGCGGGCGTCGCAGAGAAGCACCGGCACGGGCAGCGGCGGTGTCGGCGGCCGTCGCAGAGCCGCCGAACCCGCGGGACGCGGACCCGGCCGCGGCCGTGGACGCGCCGCTCCCCCCGGGAAGAAGCGCTTTATCGACTACCCGCGTGCCGGCAAGTACGGAGCCATGCGCTGGGTTCCGTCGTGGCGTCAGGTGACAGGACTGCTCATCGGGTTCTTCGGAAGCCTGGTGGCGGCGGCCGGCATCGGATACGCGGTGGTCGCGGTACCCAACGCGGCCCAGGCCGCGACAGCGCAGAACAACGTCTACTACTGGTCGGACGGCTCACAGATGGTCGCGACGGGTGGTGAGGTGAACCGCCAGATCATCGCGTACGAGAAGATCCCCAAGGCGATGCGCTTCGCCGTCATGTCGGCCGAGAACAAGACGTTCGAGACCGACAGCGGCGTCGACCCGATGGGTATCGCCCGCGCCGTCGTCAACATGGCCAAGGGTGGTCAGACGCAGGGTGGTTCGACCATCACCCAGCAGTACGTGAAGAACGCCATGCTCGACGACCAGTCGCAGACGCTCTCCCGGAAGGTGAAGGAACTCTTCATCTCGGTGAAGGTGGGCGCGTCCGTCGACAAGGACGAGATCATGAGCGGCTACCTGAACACGGCCTATTTCGGCCGTGGCGCGTATGGTCTCCAGGCGGCCGCACGTACGTACTTCGGGGTGGACGCGGAGAAGCTCAATCCCAGTCAGTGCGCCTTCCTCGCCGCCGTCCTCAAGGGCGCGACGTACTACGACCCGGCCGGAGCGACGGCGATCGACCCGGCGGCCACGTCTCAGGCGAACAGCAAGCGAGCCGCGGAACGCTGGGGCTGGATCTTCGACGAGATGGTCAAGGACAAGCATCTGTCGGCGGCAGAGCGGGCCAAGTACCCCAACTTCCCCAAGATCCAGCGTCCTCGGTCCAACGCCCAGCTGGGCGGCCAGATCGGCTACCTCGTCGACACGGCCAAGGGTTACATCCTCAACAACACGGATATCACGCAGAAGCAGCTCGAACAGGGCGGCTTCGAGATCCACACGACCTTCGACAAGAACAAGGTCAAGGAACTCGAGAAGGCCGTGAACAAGGTCCGCAAGGAGAACATCAAGCCGGACCTCCGCCCGCAGACGGACACCCATGTGCAGTTCGGCGGCGCGTCGGTGAGTCCGAAGTCGGGTGCCATCGAGGCGCTCTACGGCGGTGAGGACGCCACCAAGCACTTCACCAACAACGCCGACGTCACCGGTGCCCAGGTCGGCTCGGTGTTCAAGCCGTACGTCCTGGCGGCAGCCATGACCTGGGGCAAGCGGGATCCCGATCTCGATCCGGACCAGGCGCAGGACGAGCGCACCATCGTCTCGCCGAAGAGTCTCTACAACGGCAAGAACAACCTCAAGATCAGGGACTACAACGGCGAGATCTGGACCAACGAAGAGGGCAAGGAGTGGCTGCAGGCCAACGACGGCGACGAGTCGTACGGCAGTGCGCCGAAGTTCCAGATCGATCTCCGTGAGGCGATGCGGGTCTCGGCGAACTCCCCCTACGTGCAGCTGGGCATGGACGTCGGTCTGGACCGGGTGAAGGAAGCGGCCATCGAGGCAGGCCTCAAGAAGGACAGCCTCACCGGCACGGGCTTCCCGTCCTTCTCGATCGGTATCTCCGACCCCAGCGCGATCCGCATGGCGGGCTCGTACGCGACCTTCGCCGCCAGCGGCAAGCAGAACGATCCGTTCTCGGTCAAGACGGTCGAGTACGAGGGCCTGACGGTGTTCGACCACGACGACGTCTCCAAGCCCAAGCGGGCCTTCACTGCCGCGGTCGCCGACAACGTCACCGACGTCCTCAAGACCGTCGTCGACGAGGGAACGGGCACGTCGGCCCAGCTGACCGGCCGTGAGGTGGCGGGCAAGACCGGTACCACCGACGGCAACAAGTCGGCCTGGTTCGTCGGATACACCCCGCAGCTGTCGACCGCGATCAGCATGTACCGCATGGACGACGACGAGTCGAACAAGAACCGCACGTTCCTGGAGATGTACGGCACGGGTGGTCAGGAGACGATCCACGGTGCCTCGTTCCCGGCCGAGATCTGGCACGACTACATGGAGGACGCGCTCAAGGGCGTGGCGCCGGAGGACTTCCCGGAGCCGGAGCCGATCGGTGTGATCGTCAACGACGACCCGGACCCGACGCCGTCCCCGACGCCTAGTCAGTCCGAGGAGGAGGAAGACCCCGAGCCGAGCCCGACGCCGAGTGAGACCGAGGTCCTGCCGTCCCCGACGCCCAGCGAGACCTGCGGCAACCCGTTCGACCCCACCTGTGAGGTGACCGGTGGTACGGACACCGGTGGTACGGACACCGGTGGCACCGACGGCGGGGTGACAGCGACACCGACGGAGTCGGAGGACGATTCGAGAGGCAACCAGAACGGGGGACTCTTCGGAGGGAACGACGGTTAGCTCCGCGTCCGCCGGACTGTGTTTCACGTGAAACAAGGGCCATCGCACCGATCAAGGTGCGGTGGCCCTTGCCATGTCCTGGAGAGATCGGGCAGAGCCGACGGGGCATGTTTCACGTGAAACATGGGCGCGGCCCACGGTGGGATGCGATGGTCCTCGGCGTATTCCCAGGCGCGTACGGCAGGATGTGCGGCATGCCCAGTGCAGAGACGACGCGAGTGAGTACGGACGAGCCGGAGCCGGTGCGGCCGACCAAGGAGGACGAGGTCGCTTCGACCGGCAGCGAGCTGATCGGTGGCCCGATCGGGCGGCGGGCGCTGCTCGGTACGTCCTGGTGGACGCCGGTACGGGTCGTCGCGCTCGTGGCGATCGGCATGTTCGCGCTGGGCATGGTGCAGAAGCTGCCCTGCTACGACGGCGCCTGGTTCTTCGGGGCCAGCTCCCAGTACACGCACGCCTGCTACTCGGACATCCCGCACCTCTACCAGGGGCGGGGCTTCGCCGACGGGCTGGTGCCGTACTTCGACAAGATCCCCGGCGACATGGAGTACCTCGAGTACCCGGTGCTGACCGGTGTGTTCATGGAGGTCGCCGCCTGGCTCACCCCGGGCAGCGGCACCATCCAGAAGCAAGAGCAGTGGTACTGGATGGTCAACGCCGGGATGCTGATGGCGTGCGCGGCGGTCATCGCTGTCTGCTGCGCGCGCATCCACCGCCGGCGCCCCTGGGACGGCCTCCTGGTGGCCCTGGCGCCCGCCTTCGCGCTGACCGCCACGATCAACTGGGACCTCCTCGCCGTGGCCCTGCTGGCTGCCGCGATGCTGATGTGGTCGCGTGGGCGTCCTCTCGCCTTCGGCGTGCTGATCGGGCTCGCCACGGCCGCCAAGTTCTATCCGTTCCTGGTGCTCGGACCGCTCTTCGTCCTGTGCTGGCGGGCGGGGAAGTGGCGCGCCTTCGGGACCGCGGTGCTCGGCGCAGTCGGGGCATGGCTTGCGGTGAACGTTCCGGTGATGCTGCTGGCGCCAGACGGATGGTCGAAGTTCTACCGCTTCAGCCAGGAGCGCGGCGTCGACTTCGGCTCTTTCTTCCTCGTCATCTCGCAGCGGCTGAACATCCAGATCACCGCCGAGACGGCGAACGCGTACGCGATGGTCTCGATGGTGGTCGTCTGTGTCGGCATCGCCGTGCTCACGCTCACCGCCCCGCGCCGTCCGCGCTTCGCGCAGCTCGCGTTCCTGATCGTCGCGGCCTTCATCCTGACCAACAAGGTCTACTCGCCGCAGTACGTGCTCTGGCTGGTCCCGCTCGCCGCGCTGGCCCGGCCCCGTTGGCGGGACTTCCTGATCTGGCAGGCGTGCGAGGTGGCGTACTTCCTGGGGATCTGGTTGTACCTCGCGTACACGACCAGCGGGGACGCCCACAAGGGGCTGCCGGCTGAGGGCTACCAACTGGCCATCATGGCCCACTTGGTGGGGACGCTCTATCTCTGCGTCATCGTCGTGCTGGACATCTTCATGCCCGATCGGGACACCGTGCGCCGGGCGGGTGACGACGACCCCTCCGGTGGGGTCCTCGACGGCGCGGAGGACCTCCATGTGTACGGCGCGGCGGCTCATCCACCGCGGCACGCGATGCACTTCGAAGGCCCGCCGGTGGAATGGGGCAGCCCTGGCCGGGGCGACAGTTCGCTCTGAGCGAACAAAGCAGGTGGGAGTGACGCGGAAGGCCGTACACGAGGTTCGTGTACGGCCTTCCGCGGTGTTCCAAGACGTCCGTCAGCGGTCGACGATCCGGTCGAACTGCGTGGTGGTGTGCCGCAGATGGGCCACCAGTTCCTCGCCGACCTTCGGCTCCGGGGCGTCCGACGGCACGAAGAGGATCGACACCTGCATGTGCGGCGGCTCGGCGAACCAGCGCTGCTTGCCGCCCCAGACGAACGGAGAAAGGTTCCGGTTGACCGTGGCGAGACCCGCCCGGGCGACGCCCTTGGCGCGCGGCATGACGCCGTGCAGCGCCTTCGGTGCCTCCAGACCCACTCCGTGCGACGTACCGCCGGCCACGACCACCAGGTAGCCGTCCGAGGCCGCCTTCTGCTGCCGGTAGCCGAAGCGGTCACCCTTGGCGACACGGGTGACGTCCAGCACGGCCCCGCGGTACTCGGTGGCCTCGTGGTCACCCAGCCACAGCCGCGTGCCGATGCGCGCCCGGAAACGGGTCTGCGGGAACTGCTGCTGGAGGCGGATGAGGTCCTCGGACTTGAGGTGGCTGACGAACATGGTGTGCAGCGGCAGACGGGCCGCGCGCAGCCGGTCCATCCAGCCGATGACCTCCTCGACGGCGTCCGAGCCGTCGGTGCGGTCCAGCGGCAGGTGGATGGCGAAGCCCTCCAGGCGCACGTTCTCTATGGCCGCGTGGAGCTGGGGCAGTTCCTGCTCGCTCACCCCGTGCCGCTTCATCGAGGACATGACCTCGATGACGACACGGGCGCCCACGAGGCCGTACACGCCGTCGACCGACGACACGGAGCGGATGACGCGGTCGGGCAGGGGGACGGGCTCCTCAGCGCGCCGGTAGGGCGTGAGCACCAGCAGGTCGCCGCTGAACCAGTCCTTGATCCGGGCGGCCTCGTACGTGGTGCCGACGGCGAGGATGTCCGACCCGAGGCGCGTGGCCTCTTCCGCCAGCTTCTCGTGCCCGAAGCCGTAGCCGTTGCCCTTGCAGACGGGGACGAGTCCCGGGAACTGCTCCTGAACGTGCTTGTGGTGTGCCCGCCAGCGCGCGGTGTCGACGTACAGCGTGAGCGCCATGGACAGTCCCGGAACCTTTCTCGTGGCTGCGGTGAATCAGAGGTATGGAAGTAGAAACGGGGACGTCAGCGACGCGACATGTAGATGTCGAGCGCCTTGTGGAGCAGCTTGTTCAGCGGGAAGTCCCACTCACCGAGGTATTCGGCGGCCTGTCCGCCGGTGCCCACCTTGAACTGGATCAGGCCGAAGAGGTGATCCGTCTCGTCCAGCGAGTCGGAGATGCCACGCAGGTCGTAGACCGTCGCGCCGAGGGCGTAGGCGTCCCGCAGCATGCGCCACTGCATCGCGTTCGAGGGCCGGACCTCACGGCCGATGTTGTCCGAGGCACCGTAGGAGTACCAGACGTGCCCGCCGACGACCAGCATGGTCGCCGCGGACAGGTTCACCCCGTTGTGCCGGGCGAAGTAGAGCCGCATGCGGTTGGGGTCCTCGGTGTTGAGGGCCGTCCACATGCGCTGGAAGTACGACAGCGGGCGGGGCCGGAAGCGGTCACGGATGGCCGTGATCTCGTACAGCCGCTGCCACTCCTCCAGGTCCTGGTAGCCGCCCTGGACGACCTCGACGCCCGCCTTCTCGGCCTTCTTGATGTTGCGGCGCCACAGCTGGTTGAAGTTCTTGTGGACCTCTTCCAGGGAGCGGTTGGCGAGCGGCACCTGGTAGACGTAGCGGGGCTGTACGTCACCGAAGCCGGCCCCGCCGTCCTCGCCCTGCTGCCAGCCCATCCGGCGCAGCTTGTCCGCCACCTCGAAGGCACGCGGCTCGATGAAGTCGGCCTCGATGTCACGCAGGCGCTTCACATCGGGGTTCTGGATGCCCGCCTTGATGGAGATGGCCTCCCAGCGCCGGATGATCACCGGGGGGCCCATCTTCACCGAGAAGGCGCCCTGCTGCTTCAGATGCGCGAGCATCGGCTCCAGCCAGTCGGTGAGGTTCGGCGAGAACCAGTTGATGACCGGACCCTCGGGCAGGTAGGCGAGGTACCGCTTGATCTTGGGCAGCTGGCGGTACAGCACCAGACCGGCGCCGACCATCTCACCGGTCCTGCCGTCGAACCACCCGAGGCTCTCGGAGCGCCACTCTGCCTTGACGTCGGCCCAGGCCGGCACCTGCATGTGGCTGGCCGAGGGCAGGCTCTGGATGTATGCCAGATGCTGCTCACGGCTGATCGTCCTCAGGGTCAGGCTCATTCGGGGCGCTCCTCGGGCTGGTGTGTCCCCATGGGTACAGGGGCTCCGGCTCTCGCGCCGAAGCCTACTGCGCCCTGCGGGCGCCTCGAATGGCC
The Streptomyces griseiscabiei DNA segment above includes these coding regions:
- a CDS encoding MFS transporter, translated to MSVVRDLRVLLRFRDFRHLLTVRLLSQGADGVYQVALATYVVFSPEKQTSAAAIASAMAVLLLPYSLIGPFAGVLLDRWRRRQVLLYGNLLRAVLASVTAVLILSGVPDWLFYVSALCVTAVNRFVLAGLSAALPRVVDADRLVIGNSLSPTAGTLAATAGGGLAFVVRLLASDSDAAVVLLGSALYLCAALASLRIARELLGPDPELVQPRLGAALAGTARGLAAGVRHLAEPGRRAAAWALASMTLMRFCYGALTVMVLMLCRYAWSSDTSGAADSEQGLALLGLAVGISGAGFFTAAVITPWAAGRWGPGLWIVFCSAAAAVLEPALGLPFTEAPILIAAFVLGLVTQGAKISTDTIVQSSVEDGYRGRIFSLYDVLFNIAFVGAAAVAALMLPPDGRSAALVLTVAAFYALIAAAMARFVLTSRP
- a CDS encoding inositol-3-phosphate synthase, whose protein sequence is MGSVRVAVVGVGNCAASLVQGVEYYKDADPASKVPGLMHVQFGDYHVSDVEFVAAFDVDAKKVGLDLADAIGASENNTIKICDVPATGVTVQRGHTLDGLGKYYRETIEESAETPVDVVQILKDRQVDVLVCYLPVGSEDAAKFYAQCAIDAKVAFVNALPVFIAGTKEWADKFVEAGVPIVGDDIKSQVGATITHRVMAKLFEDRGVVLDRTMQLNVGGNMDFKNMLERDRLESKKISKTQAVTSQIPDRELGEKNVHIGPSDYVAWLDDRKWAYVRLEGRAFGDVPLNLEYKLEVWDSPNSAGVIIDALRAAKIAKDRGIGGPILSASSYFMKSPPVQYFDDEARENVEKFIKGEVER
- a CDS encoding PadR family transcriptional regulator produces the protein MSRRSGILEFAVLGLLREAPMHGYELRKRLNTSLGVFRAFSYGTLYPCLKTLVANGWLIEEPGSVPEDAAAAPLTGRRAKIVYRLTAEGKEHFEELLSQTGPDAYEDEHFAARFAFFGQTSRDVRMRVLEGRRSRLEERLEKMRASLARTRERLDDYTLELQRHGMESVEREVRWLNELIESERAGRDLKGPVRGEAARDTTEGAPGALPRPGDTPGPDAPGDTTT
- a CDS encoding transglycosylase domain-containing protein translates to MSEHRRKLPPPQGGGRAAARRGQSASSGRRAAPPGATGSLSDTYGAGGEETQYEGRAAARRASQRSTGTGSGGVGGRRRAAEPAGRGPGRGRGRAAPPGKKRFIDYPRAGKYGAMRWVPSWRQVTGLLIGFFGSLVAAAGIGYAVVAVPNAAQAATAQNNVYYWSDGSQMVATGGEVNRQIIAYEKIPKAMRFAVMSAENKTFETDSGVDPMGIARAVVNMAKGGQTQGGSTITQQYVKNAMLDDQSQTLSRKVKELFISVKVGASVDKDEIMSGYLNTAYFGRGAYGLQAAARTYFGVDAEKLNPSQCAFLAAVLKGATYYDPAGATAIDPAATSQANSKRAAERWGWIFDEMVKDKHLSAAERAKYPNFPKIQRPRSNAQLGGQIGYLVDTAKGYILNNTDITQKQLEQGGFEIHTTFDKNKVKELEKAVNKVRKENIKPDLRPQTDTHVQFGGASVSPKSGAIEALYGGEDATKHFTNNADVTGAQVGSVFKPYVLAAAMTWGKRDPDLDPDQAQDERTIVSPKSLYNGKNNLKIRDYNGEIWTNEEGKEWLQANDGDESYGSAPKFQIDLREAMRVSANSPYVQLGMDVGLDRVKEAAIEAGLKKDSLTGTGFPSFSIGISDPSAIRMAGSYATFAASGKQNDPFSVKTVEYEGLTVFDHDDVSKPKRAFTAAVADNVTDVLKTVVDEGTGTSAQLTGREVAGKTGTTDGNKSAWFVGYTPQLSTAISMYRMDDDESNKNRTFLEMYGTGGQETIHGASFPAEIWHDYMEDALKGVAPEDFPEPEPIGVIVNDDPDPTPSPTPSQSEEEEDPEPSPTPSETEVLPSPTPSETCGNPFDPTCEVTGGTDTGGTDTGGTDGGVTATPTESEDDSRGNQNGGLFGGNDG
- a CDS encoding glycosyltransferase family 87 protein, with the translated sequence MPSAETTRVSTDEPEPVRPTKEDEVASTGSELIGGPIGRRALLGTSWWTPVRVVALVAIGMFALGMVQKLPCYDGAWFFGASSQYTHACYSDIPHLYQGRGFADGLVPYFDKIPGDMEYLEYPVLTGVFMEVAAWLTPGSGTIQKQEQWYWMVNAGMLMACAAVIAVCCARIHRRRPWDGLLVALAPAFALTATINWDLLAVALLAAAMLMWSRGRPLAFGVLIGLATAAKFYPFLVLGPLFVLCWRAGKWRAFGTAVLGAVGAWLAVNVPVMLLAPDGWSKFYRFSQERGVDFGSFFLVISQRLNIQITAETANAYAMVSMVVVCVGIAVLTLTAPRRPRFAQLAFLIVAAFILTNKVYSPQYVLWLVPLAALARPRWRDFLIWQACEVAYFLGIWLYLAYTTSGDAHKGLPAEGYQLAIMAHLVGTLYLCVIVVLDIFMPDRDTVRRAGDDDPSGGVLDGAEDLHVYGAAAHPPRHAMHFEGPPVEWGSPGRGDSSL
- a CDS encoding alanine racemase — translated: MALTLYVDTARWRAHHKHVQEQFPGLVPVCKGNGYGFGHEKLAEEATRLGSDILAVGTTYEAARIKDWFSGDLLVLTPYRRAEEPVPLPDRVIRSVSSVDGVYGLVGARVVIEVMSSMKRHGVSEQELPQLHAAIENVRLEGFAIHLPLDRTDGSDAVEEVIGWMDRLRAARLPLHTMFVSHLKSEDLIRLQQQFPQTRFRARIGTRLWLGDHEATEYRGAVLDVTRVAKGDRFGYRQQKAASDGYLVVVAGGTSHGVGLEAPKALHGVMPRAKGVARAGLATVNRNLSPFVWGGKQRWFAEPPHMQVSILFVPSDAPEPKVGEELVAHLRHTTTQFDRIVDR
- the femX gene encoding peptidoglycan bridge formation glycyltransferase FemX yields the protein MSLTLRTISREQHLAYIQSLPSASHMQVPAWADVKAEWRSESLGWFDGRTGEMVGAGLVLYRQLPKIKRYLAYLPEGPVINWFSPNLTDWLEPMLAHLKQQGAFSVKMGPPVIIRRWEAISIKAGIQNPDVKRLRDIEADFIEPRAFEVADKLRRMGWQQGEDGGAGFGDVQPRYVYQVPLANRSLEEVHKNFNQLWRRNIKKAEKAGVEVVQGGYQDLEEWQRLYEITAIRDRFRPRPLSYFQRMWTALNTEDPNRMRLYFARHNGVNLSAATMLVVGGHVWYSYGASDNIGREVRPSNAMQWRMLRDAYALGATVYDLRGISDSLDETDHLFGLIQFKVGTGGQAAEYLGEWDFPLNKLLHKALDIYMSRR